A portion of the Anaerolineae bacterium genome contains these proteins:
- a CDS encoding ATPase — translation MKRVKTGIPGLDEMLSGGFFPASVNLVEGAPGTGKSTLGMQFIYNGIVKFDEPGLLITFEQFPEQYYRDAENFGWNFRNLEKEGKLRVIMTSPEIFRLDMERVSGMVEQAVIEMGARRIVIDSITHFERLTSDPVELRNLEYSLVNALKRLDLTAILTRESPTLLGGETGTYPLSYIVDSYILLRYVEIDSRIHKAILVLKFRGSDHAKDIRRFEITPNGIEILERFEGREGLMSGTPRRMAESFIEAFVRK, via the coding sequence TTGAAAAGGGTTAAAACGGGGATTCCAGGCCTTGACGAAATGCTCTCGGGAGGGTTCTTCCCCGCCAGCGTCAACCTGGTGGAGGGAGCTCCAGGGACAGGTAAATCCACCCTGGGGATGCAATTTATCTACAACGGTATTGTCAAGTTTGATGAGCCTGGCTTGCTTATCACTTTTGAACAATTCCCCGAACAATATTATAGAGATGCGGAAAATTTTGGGTGGAATTTCCGCAATCTGGAAAAAGAAGGTAAGCTCAGGGTCATTATGACCAGCCCTGAAATCTTCAGACTGGATATGGAAAGGGTGAGCGGGATGGTGGAGCAAGCAGTTATAGAAATGGGGGCCAGAAGGATTGTGATAGATAGCATAACCCACTTTGAACGATTAACTTCTGACCCCGTGGAGTTGAGAAACCTTGAATATTCTCTCGTCAATGCTCTGAAGCGCCTGGATCTGACCGCCATCCTCACCCGGGAAAGCCCCACCCTCTTAGGGGGCGAAACGGGAACTTATCCGCTAAGTTATATCGTGGACTCTTACATCCTCCTTAGGTATGTGGAAATAGATAGCCGGATCCACAAAGCCATCCTTGTCCTAAAGTTCCGGGGGAGCGACCACGCAAAAGACATACGCCGCTTTGAGATAACTCCAAACGGCATTGAGATCCTGGAGAGGTTTGAGGGTAGGGAGGGCCTTATGAGTGGAACTCCCCGGCGTATGGCTGAATCCTTTATAGAAGCTTTTGTAAGGAAATAA
- a CDS encoding GAF domain-containing protein, protein MFPDYVVGDLFSKLQGIFPAAEPILALYWQERNGFRVLTRGGERWVPLGEAGAEGWVLKLLSSIIVKDWRKERETLPVSYSLHGTPGAWMATPLVGKEGPLGVLSLSSPLPGAFDEHHLRLLESFASNLTLSLENVLLSERLQKQRRGFELVRKINLQMASASDLKSLIKVALDGLVRLFGASAGWIDLLEQGAMGSPEGVEWARGFLAKALDKGAAVIAEELGSGSPFSSVLSLPLKKGFKKFGAMALAFSTPHYFDEIELYLAEVLAEQIALAVENFALIGEKEQRIRALSLLNDLSKTISLSLNLDEIEITARNFLSRTFPVKAGALYLESAGEMKQVARWGEEPKLVDFISPGIIEERLESYSPFEITGPYGMPTFVAPIQLGNKSMGFILLIGYKLSEEEQLFLSSACSILAGAFHRAYLSREMENRLAEMVTLHAISEQVMLSLELPVVLETIVEIIKHVMDCRAACIFLLNEETGLLEIRASSGITSRWRTEAKLRVGEGISGKVVALGQPIYVPDTLLEPDFIFFDRSVRSILVVPLKVRGKVIGTLSVDHTIPNAFTSDDERFLSIVAVQAAIAIENATLYERIKEKAEALKKAYDEVSELSRFKSELLQNVSHELRSPLTFIKGYVELLKEKSMGPLTPEQEEALEIVSEKTDIMTRLVEEMIVMQKLEREKLKLEPVSLEEIAHLSVRSATFMAQSAGIEFKIEIPPGLPPVMGDKSRLIQVFDNLINNAIKFSPNGGTITVRLKDMGEYIQAEVEDTGIGIPEDKLDKIFERFYQVDSSSKRQFGGMGLGLAIVKSIVEAHGGKVWARSKLGKGSTFYFVIPKA, encoded by the coding sequence ATGTTTCCGGATTATGTGGTGGGGGATCTCTTCTCAAAACTGCAGGGAATTTTCCCGGCGGCTGAACCCATCCTGGCCCTTTACTGGCAGGAAAGAAACGGCTTTAGGGTTCTGACCCGGGGTGGGGAAAGGTGGGTGCCACTAGGGGAGGCGGGGGCAGAAGGATGGGTTTTGAAACTGCTTTCTTCAATTATAGTGAAGGATTGGAGGAAAGAAAGGGAAACTTTGCCGGTGAGCTATTCCCTCCACGGAACCCCAGGAGCCTGGATGGCTACACCCCTGGTAGGCAAGGAAGGGCCCCTGGGGGTTCTATCCCTATCCAGCCCTTTACCTGGGGCCTTTGACGAACACCACCTCAGACTTCTTGAATCTTTTGCCTCTAACCTGACCCTGAGCCTTGAGAATGTTTTACTTAGCGAAAGGCTTCAAAAGCAGAGAAGAGGTTTTGAGCTTGTCCGGAAGATAAACCTTCAGATGGCTTCCGCCTCTGATCTCAAATCTCTGATTAAAGTAGCTCTGGATGGACTTGTCAGGCTGTTTGGAGCCAGCGCTGGGTGGATAGACCTCCTTGAACAGGGGGCAATGGGAAGCCCGGAAGGGGTTGAATGGGCCAGAGGTTTCCTGGCTAAGGCTTTAGATAAAGGAGCTGCTGTAATAGCTGAAGAGTTAGGTTCAGGTTCTCCTTTCAGTTCTGTCCTTTCCCTCCCTCTGAAGAAAGGGTTTAAAAAGTTCGGAGCAATGGCTCTGGCCTTTTCCACGCCCCACTACTTCGATGAAATTGAACTTTACTTGGCTGAAGTTTTGGCCGAACAGATAGCACTGGCAGTGGAGAATTTCGCCCTCATTGGGGAAAAAGAGCAAAGAATCAGAGCTCTATCCCTCCTCAATGACCTAAGTAAAACTATCTCCTTGAGCCTCAACCTGGATGAGATAGAAATTACGGCGAGAAATTTCCTCAGCCGGACCTTTCCAGTTAAAGCCGGCGCCCTCTATCTGGAATCGGCAGGAGAAATGAAGCAGGTGGCACGCTGGGGGGAAGAACCAAAGCTGGTGGATTTTATCAGCCCTGGAATTATTGAGGAGCGTCTTGAAAGCTACAGCCCCTTTGAAATAACAGGACCCTATGGTATGCCCACTTTTGTGGCCCCAATCCAGCTGGGCAACAAATCCATGGGTTTCATTTTGCTTATAGGCTACAAACTAAGCGAGGAAGAACAGCTCTTTTTGAGCTCAGCATGCAGCATTTTGGCAGGAGCTTTCCACAGGGCTTACCTCTCAAGGGAGATGGAAAACCGCCTGGCTGAAATGGTCACCCTCCATGCCATATCTGAACAGGTAATGTTGAGCCTTGAGCTTCCAGTAGTCCTGGAAACCATTGTGGAAATAATAAAGCACGTGATGGATTGCCGTGCGGCCTGTATCTTCCTGCTGAACGAAGAAACCGGTTTGCTGGAGATCAGAGCTTCCAGTGGAATAACCTCTCGCTGGCGGACAGAGGCTAAACTTCGGGTTGGGGAAGGGATAAGCGGCAAAGTTGTCGCTCTTGGTCAGCCCATTTACGTTCCGGATACTTTGCTTGAACCCGATTTCATATTCTTTGATCGCTCAGTTCGCTCCATTTTGGTAGTGCCTCTGAAAGTAAGGGGCAAAGTAATTGGCACTTTGAGCGTTGACCATACCATCCCCAATGCCTTTACTTCTGACGATGAGAGGTTTCTGTCCATTGTGGCTGTTCAGGCCGCAATCGCTATAGAGAATGCCACCCTCTACGAACGCATCAAGGAGAAAGCAGAAGCTCTTAAAAAGGCCTACGACGAAGTAAGTGAGCTGTCTCGTTTTAAGAGCGAACTTCTCCAGAACGTGTCCCACGAGCTTCGCTCCCCCCTTACCTTCATAAAGGGTTACGTGGAGCTCCTGAAGGAAAAGTCCATGGGTCCACTAACGCCCGAACAGGAAGAAGCCCTTGAGATAGTTTCCGAAAAAACGGACATCATGACCAGGCTTGTGGAAGAGATGATTGTCATGCAGAAGTTGGAGAGGGAAAAGTTGAAGCTTGAGCCAGTTTCCCTGGAAGAAATCGCCCATCTGTCCGTTCGCTCTGCTACTTTCATGGCCCAGAGCGCTGGGATTGAATTTAAGATAGAAATACCTCCAGGTCTTCCCCCGGTGATGGGCGATAAAAGCCGGCTCATTCAGGTTTTTGACAACCTCATCAATAACGCTATAAAATTCAGTCCCAACGGTGGGACTATAACAGTGCGCCTCAAAGACATGGGAGAGTATATCCAGGCGGAGGTAGAAGACACAGGTATAGGCATACCTGAGGATAAGCTGGATAAAATCTTTGAACGCTTTTATCAGGTAGATAGCTCTTCCAAGCGCCAGTTCGGAGGCATGGGGCTTGGCCTGGCCATAGTAAAAAGCATAGTGGAGGCCCATGGTGGAAAGGTCTGGGCCAGGAGCAAACTGGGGAAAGGCAGCACTTTTTACTTCGTAATACCTAAGGCTTGA
- a CDS encoding bifunctional enoyl-CoA hydratase/phosphate acetyltransferase: MAITTFGQLMEEARRKGPKIVAIAAAHEEEVLLAAQDAERLGLAECILVGDHSLIRRIASEEDIDLGRMMVIHEPDPMLAARKVMELVSLGHAQLAMKGKVETGHFLRAALDKEIGIRMGKLLTHVGIFEIPGFDRLIFISDAGVVVAPTLEEKVVIVQNAIDVAQALGIECPKVAILAATEMVNPKIPSTLDAANLSKMADRGQIKGGIVDGPLALDNAISEESARIKGIQSPVAGKADILITPDIEAGNVLAKAITYFAGGKMAGVVVGGKCPLIVASRSDPHETKLISIALGVLLAPA; the protein is encoded by the coding sequence ATGGCTATCACCACTTTCGGCCAGCTTATGGAGGAAGCACGCCGAAAAGGCCCCAAAATTGTAGCGATTGCTGCAGCCCATGAGGAAGAAGTCCTCCTGGCGGCCCAGGATGCGGAAAGGCTTGGCTTGGCTGAGTGCATCCTTGTGGGCGATCACTCTCTAATTCGTCGCATCGCTTCCGAGGAAGACATTGACTTGGGACGCATGATGGTAATCCATGAACCTGATCCCATGTTAGCTGCCCGAAAGGTTATGGAGCTGGTCAGCCTTGGCCATGCCCAGCTGGCTATGAAAGGAAAGGTGGAAACAGGTCATTTCCTCAGGGCTGCTCTGGATAAAGAGATAGGCATAAGGATGGGGAAACTTCTGACCCACGTCGGAATATTTGAAATTCCCGGTTTTGACCGTCTTATCTTCATAAGCGATGCCGGCGTCGTGGTGGCACCTACCCTGGAAGAGAAAGTGGTCATAGTTCAGAATGCCATAGACGTGGCCCAGGCTCTGGGAATAGAATGCCCTAAAGTGGCTATTCTGGCTGCTACGGAAATGGTGAACCCCAAGATCCCCTCTACCCTTGATGCAGCTAACCTTTCTAAAATGGCCGACAGAGGCCAGATAAAAGGGGGAATAGTGGATGGCCCTCTGGCTTTGGATAACGCAATAAGTGAGGAATCGGCTAGGATAAAGGGAATCCAGAGCCCTGTTGCAGGCAAGGCCGATATCCTCATTACCCCGGATATAGAGGCAGGGAACGTCCTGGCCAAAGCTATAACTTATTTTGCCGGGGGAAAAATGGCCGGCGTAGTAGTCGGAGGTAAATGCCCACTGATAGTGGCTTCTCGCTCCGACCCGCATGAGACCAAGCTCATATCTATAGCTCTGGGGGTCCTTTTAGCTCCAGCTTAA
- the add gene encoding adenosine deaminase: MFFPQLREKIKQFPKVDLHRHLEGSIRFSTIVEIATREQIPLPTRDPEELRRYVQVNERETPDYHAFLEKFRILRRIYSSRETIQRIAYEAVVDAAEDNVRYLELRFNPLALAQMQGFPIRKVSEWVIEAGLKAAEERKIRLNFLITITRDTDLDTAKELVQLALELRGKRVVGLDLAGDEVNYRAYPFASLFREARRKGLGITIHAGEVTGPGSIYEAVEILGAHRIGHGVKAIEDVNVLDLLMFKKVVLEMCLTSNLQTGAVKRLEEHPFMALFRLGVFVTLNTDDPGISGTSLTDEYLLALRGLKITQEELLAVIRNGILGAFISPAEKIKLAEGFNREFQKFNLPSMPKEEEVWIWP; this comes from the coding sequence ATGTTCTTTCCTCAGCTCAGAGAAAAAATAAAGCAGTTCCCCAAAGTAGATCTGCACCGCCACTTGGAGGGCTCTATCCGTTTTTCCACCATAGTGGAGATAGCCACGCGAGAACAAATCCCTCTGCCTACACGCGATCCAGAAGAACTCCGGCGTTATGTCCAGGTGAACGAGCGGGAAACACCGGATTACCATGCTTTTCTAGAAAAATTCCGAATTCTAAGGCGCATTTATTCCAGCCGGGAAACAATCCAGAGGATCGCCTACGAAGCTGTTGTAGACGCTGCCGAGGATAACGTCCGTTATTTGGAATTGAGGTTTAATCCCTTAGCTTTAGCTCAAATGCAGGGTTTCCCAATCCGGAAGGTCAGCGAATGGGTCATTGAAGCGGGTCTGAAGGCTGCTGAAGAGAGGAAAATTCGCCTCAATTTCCTCATAACTATAACGAGGGATACTGATCTGGATACGGCGAAGGAGTTAGTCCAACTGGCTCTGGAACTCAGGGGTAAGAGAGTGGTGGGGCTGGACTTGGCAGGCGATGAAGTTAACTACAGAGCTTACCCTTTCGCCTCCCTTTTCAGGGAGGCACGTCGCAAAGGCCTTGGCATAACCATTCACGCTGGAGAAGTTACCGGGCCAGGAAGCATATACGAAGCAGTGGAAATCCTGGGGGCTCACAGGATCGGCCATGGAGTCAAAGCCATTGAAGATGTGAACGTTCTGGACCTACTTATGTTCAAAAAAGTTGTGTTAGAAATGTGCCTGACCAGCAACCTTCAAACGGGCGCCGTCAAAAGGCTTGAGGAGCATCCATTTATGGCCCTCTTCCGCCTCGGAGTTTTTGTAACTTTAAATACCGATGACCCTGGAATTTCCGGCACAAGCTTGACCGATGAATATTTGCTGGCTCTCAGGGGATTGAAGATAACGCAGGAAGAGCTTCTGGCGGTAATCAGGAACGGCATTTTGGGAGCTTTTATCTCCCCCGCAGAAAAAATAAAGCTGGCAGAAGGCTTCAACCGGGAATTCCAGAAGTTTAACCTTCCCTCTATGCCCAAAGAAGAGGAGGTGTGGATATGGCCATAA
- a CDS encoding bifunctional enoyl-CoA hydratase/phosphate acetyltransferase has product MAIRNFAQLVEAAKTRGPKRLAIAFSHEPATIIAARKAYDEGIAIPILMGEVKLIREIAAREGVNLNDFELVQESNEREACARVVEMARTGQVDLIMNGLAQPGHLLRAALDREKGLRTGKLVTDVSIFEIPGWDKLLFISDIGVVVSPTLEQKVEIVQNAIDVAHALGIECPKVAILAATEMVNPKIPVSMDAANLAKMAQRGQIKGGIVDGPLALDNAISSRSAEIKGIKSDVAGDADIIIAPDIEAGNILAKAIIYFARGKMAGVAVGAKCPLVLPSRADPPETKFVSIAFGVYLAS; this is encoded by the coding sequence ATGGCCATAAGGAATTTCGCTCAGCTTGTAGAGGCAGCCAAAACACGAGGTCCTAAACGCTTAGCCATTGCTTTTTCCCATGAACCAGCTACAATCATAGCGGCGCGAAAAGCTTACGATGAAGGGATCGCTATCCCCATCCTTATGGGAGAGGTGAAGCTCATAAGGGAAATTGCTGCTCGCGAGGGGGTTAACCTTAACGATTTTGAGCTTGTTCAGGAGAGCAACGAACGGGAAGCTTGTGCTCGGGTGGTGGAAATGGCCAGAACTGGCCAGGTAGACCTTATAATGAACGGTCTGGCTCAGCCGGGCCACCTTTTAAGAGCGGCTCTGGACAGAGAAAAAGGCCTCCGCACCGGGAAATTGGTCACTGATGTAAGCATCTTCGAGATCCCGGGCTGGGACAAGTTGCTATTCATAAGCGATATAGGGGTGGTGGTTTCCCCCACCCTGGAACAGAAAGTGGAGATTGTCCAGAATGCCATAGATGTGGCGCATGCCCTTGGAATAGAATGCCCCAAAGTGGCCATTCTGGCGGCCACAGAGATGGTAAACCCTAAAATTCCCGTCAGCATGGATGCAGCTAACCTAGCCAAGATGGCCCAACGCGGACAGATAAAAGGCGGGATAGTGGATGGACCTCTGGCTTTGGACAATGCTATCTCCTCTCGTTCAGCTGAAATAAAAGGCATAAAAAGCGATGTAGCCGGCGACGCTGACATCATAATCGCTCCTGACATAGAAGCCGGCAATATCCTGGCCAAAGCTATAATCTACTTTGCTCGGGGCAAAATGGCAGGGGTTGCAGTGGGGGCTAAATGTCCCCTGGTCCTTCCATCCCGGGCCGATCCCCCTGAAACCAAGTTCGTATCCATAGCTTTCGGGGTATACCTGGCTTCATAA
- a CDS encoding MBL fold metallo-hydrolase — translation MIVERITVGPLQTNCYVVADELNGKGVIIDPGGDAGKILRVVDKLGVKISLVINTHGHFDHIMANKNIIEATGASLAIHKEDENLLRKGGGLLFLGLIASSPPPDLYLQEGDVVKIGKAYLRVLHTPGHSPGSISLYSPEENILFSGDVLFYMGIGRWDFPGGDYHVLMDSIQNKLLTLPDETIVYPGHGPSTTIGQEKTHNPFLVNL, via the coding sequence ATGATTGTAGAACGCATCACAGTGGGTCCACTTCAAACCAACTGTTATGTTGTTGCCGACGAGCTCAACGGCAAAGGGGTGATAATTGACCCCGGAGGGGATGCGGGAAAAATCCTCAGGGTAGTAGATAAACTTGGGGTTAAAATATCTCTGGTGATAAACACCCATGGCCATTTTGACCACATAATGGCCAATAAAAACATTATTGAAGCCACTGGCGCCTCTCTCGCCATCCACAAAGAGGACGAAAATCTATTGCGAAAAGGAGGCGGGCTACTTTTCTTAGGGCTTATCGCCTCAAGTCCTCCTCCGGATCTGTACCTTCAGGAAGGAGATGTGGTAAAAATCGGCAAAGCTTACCTCAGGGTCCTCCACACTCCCGGCCATTCCCCGGGAAGTATATCCCTTTATTCCCCGGAAGAGAACATCCTTTTCAGTGGTGATGTGCTCTTTTACATGGGTATCGGGCGTTGGGATTTCCCCGGCGGAGATTACCACGTTCTCATGGACTCCATTCAGAACAAACTCCTCACCCTGCCCGACGAAACCATCGTTTATCCCGGGCATGGTCCCTCCACAACTATTGGCCAAGAGAAAACTCATAACCCCTTCCTGGTCAACTTATGA
- a CDS encoding thermonuclease family protein, with the protein MRRNKNLLLLIVGAIGLLGIGFICGFLAGLGVSLLPSGPFPVPVQTPTPSFPPLPPEGFCVPKTAAQEALAVAVLDGDTIDVSLEGKIYRVRYIGIDAPEADEPLFREATQANASMVLNKKLILVRDVSETDRHGRLLRYVFADGVFVNYALVKNGYAKALTYPPDVSCANLFLEAEREAREANLGLWKEATPTPVASACDPSYPEVCIPSPPPDLDCKDIPHRRFKVLPPDPHHFDLDKDGIGCER; encoded by the coding sequence ATGAGAAGAAACAAAAACCTTTTACTCTTAATCGTGGGTGCTATTGGCCTTCTGGGGATAGGATTCATCTGCGGTTTCCTTGCAGGGTTGGGAGTTTCTCTTCTGCCCAGCGGGCCTTTCCCGGTTCCGGTTCAAACCCCTACACCTTCTTTCCCTCCCCTGCCTCCTGAGGGTTTCTGCGTGCCGAAGACCGCAGCCCAGGAAGCTTTAGCGGTCGCCGTTCTGGACGGAGATACCATTGATGTGAGCTTGGAAGGAAAAATTTATAGAGTTCGCTACATAGGAATAGATGCCCCTGAAGCCGATGAGCCCTTGTTCCGGGAAGCAACTCAGGCTAATGCTTCTATGGTTCTCAACAAAAAACTGATTTTGGTCAGGGATGTATCTGAGACCGACCGACATGGGAGATTGCTCCGGTATGTTTTTGCAGACGGAGTTTTTGTCAATTATGCTCTGGTCAAGAATGGCTATGCAAAGGCTCTAACTTACCCGCCCGATGTCTCGTGCGCTAATTTGTTCCTTGAGGCCGAAAGAGAAGCGCGCGAAGCAAACCTTGGCCTATGGAAGGAAGCAACCCCCACCCCTGTCGCTTCCGCTTGCGATCCTTCTTATCCTGAGGTTTGCATTCCTTCCCCACCACCGGACTTAGACTGTAAAGATATTCCTCACAGGCGCTTCAAAGTCCTTCCTCCCGATCCTCATCACTTTGATCTGGATAAGGATGGCATAGGGTGTGAACGGTAG
- the polX gene encoding DNA polymerase/3'-5' exonuclease PolX, translated as MTNKEVAEILRRIADMLEIKGEIVYKALAYRRAADNIEYLGRDIEDVWREGKLTEIPGVGKSLAEKLDELFRTGKMSYYEELKEEIPPGVVSLLQVPEVGPKTAKLVWEKLGITSIPELERAAREGKLRTLPGLGVKSEAKILAGIEALYRRSERIPLATALPVAREIIQAIMDATPHALKVTAAGSLRRMKATIGDIDILASSYRPEEVIETFTRLPHVAEVSMKGPTKSTVFLHNGLQVDLRVLPPERYGSLLQYFTGSKEHNVALRGIALEMGLSLSEYGFKRGEEEILCPEEEDVYRILGLEWIPPELRENRGEIEAAREKRLPRLIELGDIKGDLHVHTNWSDGASSIEEIAEAARRRGYQYLVISDHSHGLGIARGLSPEKLMEQRAIIQKLNERWNDFKLLQGAEVEIRADGSLDYPDEVLASLDLVIASIHTGLRQEKERITARVINAMRNPYVDIIGHPSGRILGQREESAVDMDEVLKVARETGTILEVDGTPDRLDLDDVYIRRAVEMGIKLAIDSDAHNLYGLDALEFGVAMARRGWAEPKDVVNTLPLEEFLRTLKRNRRH; from the coding sequence GTGACCAATAAAGAAGTAGCGGAGATTTTGAGGCGTATAGCCGACATGCTGGAGATAAAGGGGGAAATCGTCTACAAGGCCCTGGCCTACCGGAGAGCCGCCGATAACATTGAATATCTGGGCCGCGATATTGAGGATGTCTGGCGAGAAGGCAAACTCACCGAAATTCCAGGGGTGGGCAAGTCCCTGGCGGAGAAACTGGATGAACTTTTCCGCACCGGGAAAATGAGTTATTACGAGGAGCTTAAGGAAGAAATACCACCGGGTGTGGTAAGTCTGCTTCAGGTTCCGGAAGTAGGGCCAAAAACAGCCAAGCTTGTGTGGGAAAAACTGGGGATAACCTCCATCCCTGAACTGGAGAGGGCCGCCAGGGAGGGCAAACTCCGGACCCTTCCGGGCCTCGGGGTTAAATCTGAAGCCAAAATTTTAGCCGGGATTGAAGCTCTTTACCGGCGTTCAGAGCGCATTCCCCTGGCTACGGCCCTCCCCGTGGCCAGGGAAATAATCCAGGCTATCATGGACGCCACCCCTCATGCTTTAAAGGTTACCGCTGCTGGAAGCCTCCGCCGCATGAAAGCCACCATAGGGGATATTGATATTCTGGCTTCATCCTACAGACCAGAGGAGGTTATAGAAACTTTCACTCGCTTGCCCCACGTCGCCGAGGTTTCCATGAAAGGACCCACCAAATCCACGGTTTTTCTCCACAACGGCCTTCAGGTGGACCTGAGAGTTCTCCCACCTGAGAGATATGGCTCGCTCCTTCAATACTTCACTGGCTCTAAAGAGCACAACGTAGCTTTGAGAGGGATAGCTCTGGAAATGGGCCTCAGCCTGAGCGAATACGGCTTTAAGCGTGGTGAAGAGGAAATCCTTTGCCCAGAGGAGGAAGATGTCTATCGGATTTTAGGTCTGGAATGGATTCCGCCTGAACTGCGGGAAAACAGAGGGGAGATTGAAGCAGCTAGAGAAAAAAGGCTTCCGCGCCTTATAGAGCTCGGAGATATAAAGGGCGATCTCCATGTTCACACTAACTGGAGCGACGGAGCTTCATCTATTGAAGAGATAGCCGAGGCTGCCCGTCGTCGGGGCTATCAATACCTGGTTATATCCGACCACAGCCACGGGCTTGGGATCGCCAGGGGCCTCAGCCCTGAAAAGCTTATGGAACAAAGGGCCATCATCCAGAAACTCAACGAACGCTGGAATGATTTTAAGCTTTTGCAAGGCGCCGAAGTGGAAATTAGGGCTGATGGTTCCCTCGATTATCCCGATGAAGTGTTAGCTTCACTGGATTTAGTCATCGCCTCCATTCATACAGGGCTGAGGCAGGAAAAAGAACGCATTACGGCCAGAGTTATAAACGCTATGCGCAACCCTTACGTTGATATAATAGGTCATCCCTCGGGACGCATCCTGGGTCAGAGAGAAGAAAGCGCTGTGGATATGGACGAAGTCTTAAAAGTAGCCAGGGAGACGGGGACCATCCTGGAGGTAGATGGCACCCCTGATAGGCTTGACCTGGATGATGTTTACATCCGCCGGGCTGTGGAAATGGGGATAAAACTGGCCATAGACAGCGATGCTCATAACCTCTATGGCCTTGATGCCCTTGAATTCGGAGTAGCAATGGCTCGCCGCGGTTGGGCTGAACCGAAAGATGTGGTCAACACACTCCCGTTGGAGGAGTTCCTCAGAACATTGAAGAGAAACCGCCGCCATTAG
- a CDS encoding glycosyltransferase, whose protein sequence is MLTLYQTVITVCILLVFLNLLNNLRLIRKPPAEGPLPSYLPMVSVLVPARNEERNIENCVSSLLAQDYPAKEIIVLDDDSSDRTALIVETMAARTPGLALIKGKPLPPGWIGKNYACYQLAEAAQGEWLLFTDADTVHSPYSISSSLRAAVADRIDFLSLIPRIVCVSFWEKVLLPVIPFGLLGFWPLGFMNSIPHPRAAMAIGPFMLVRREAYRRAGGYEAIRDNIVDDIALAREIKKTGGRVAIMDGTELVSVRFYRDFWEIWNGLSKSIFGALDYSLTTAALYIIAGWSLFLYPYFLVFQSLALREFQFLTFWVPSFQIALAWLMHYTVARRFKLSMLSPFFNVLTVALTLLMIINSVRCSLIGKGVAWKGRYYNVGVRR, encoded by the coding sequence ATGTTGACCCTTTACCAAACGGTCATAACCGTTTGCATCTTACTGGTTTTCCTCAACCTCCTAAATAACCTGCGTTTAATCCGCAAACCGCCAGCCGAAGGCCCATTGCCGTCTTATTTGCCAATGGTTTCGGTGCTGGTCCCGGCCAGAAATGAGGAGCGCAATATTGAGAATTGCGTTTCATCTCTTCTGGCCCAAGATTATCCTGCAAAGGAAATAATAGTTTTGGACGATGACTCTTCTGACAGGACCGCTCTGATCGTCGAAACAATGGCTGCCAGGACTCCAGGCCTTGCTCTGATCAAAGGTAAACCATTACCCCCCGGATGGATAGGCAAAAACTACGCCTGTTATCAGCTGGCGGAGGCAGCCCAGGGAGAATGGCTCCTTTTCACCGATGCGGATACCGTTCATTCCCCCTATTCCATTTCATCTTCTCTAAGAGCAGCTGTTGCTGACAGGATTGATTTTTTAAGCCTGATACCCAGAATCGTTTGCGTATCTTTCTGGGAGAAGGTGCTTTTACCGGTGATACCTTTCGGCTTGCTGGGATTCTGGCCCCTTGGTTTCATGAATTCAATACCTCATCCTCGCGCGGCAATGGCTATCGGCCCCTTTATGCTGGTAAGAAGGGAGGCTTACCGCAGGGCTGGAGGCTACGAGGCAATACGCGATAACATAGTGGACGATATAGCTCTAGCCAGGGAAATCAAAAAAACAGGCGGGCGGGTTGCCATAATGGACGGAACAGAGCTGGTCTCGGTGCGGTTTTACCGCGATTTTTGGGAGATATGGAACGGCCTGTCCAAAAGTATATTCGGCGCGCTGGATTACTCTCTGACGACGGCTGCGCTTTACATCATTGCTGGCTGGAGCCTTTTCCTTTACCCTTACTTTCTGGTTTTTCAGAGTTTAGCCTTGCGGGAATTTCAGTTCTTGACCTTCTGGGTCCCTTCCTTTCAAATCGCCTTAGCCTGGCTCATGCATTACACAGTGGCTCGCCGGTTTAAACTATCAATGCTCTCGCCCTTTTTCAATGTCTTGACCGTCGCTTTGACTCTGCTTATGATTATTAACTCCGTGAGGTGCTCGCTTATTGGAAAAGGAGTGGCCTGGAAGGGACGCTACTACAATGTGGGGGTGCGGAGGTGA